From Neospora caninum Liverpool complete genome, chromosome VIII, a single genomic window includes:
- a CDS encoding putative poly(A)+ RNA export protein, with translation MSFYGTRTATTPTGGAVSTQMSYYNKASATNLPNGPRDTISQLGWSSEGSLLSCTSWDKTVRLWQISAGFGNQIQAAAKVCMEAPAPLLCSTFGPSPNHLFVGCCDKTVKLYDLNASSSNPQVVAQHDQPVCSVAWNPIHNVVVTASWDGYVRMWDGKQQQPVWQQSVGGKQPTKIVPPLQKLQSRSIGLFPDKEHELPGVAVGSVEGRVGICHFKQEHRNMNFSFKCHRQETRQGVQIYAVNTIDFHPKHGTFATGGADGSIVCWDKVNRQKLRAFDNMGNSVTDVKFNPTGNNLLAYAVSYDWSKGPDQQELNKGHQVYVHMVKDEDIRPRPKTTTRR, from the exons ATGTCGTTCTACGGCACGCGGACTGCCACGACGCCCACTGGCGGCGCAGTGAGCACTCAGATGAGTTACTACAACAAAGCAAGTGCGACAAATCTGCCCAACGGCCCTCGCGACACCATTTCACAGCTCGGTTGG TCGAGTGAGGGGAGTCTCTTGAGCTGTACGAGCTGGGACAAGACCGTTCGCCTGTGGCAAATCTCCGCAGGCTTCGGAAACCAAATCCAGGCGGCCGCAAAAGTTTGCATGGAAGCcccggcgcctctcctctgctccACCTTCGGCCCC AGTCCAAACCACCTCTTTGTGGGGTGCTGCGACAAGACTGTCAAGCTCTACGATTTGAACGCGAGCTCGTCAAATCCACAAGTCGTTGCGCAG cATGATCAACCGGTGTGCAGCGTCGCGTGGAATCCAATTCACAATGTCGTTGTTACGG CGAGCTGGGACGGATACGTGCGCATGTGGGACGGCAAGCAGCAACAGCCCGTCTGGCAACAGAGCGTCGGCGGCAAG CAGCCTACGAAGATCGTTCCGCCCCTCCAGAAGCTGCAGTCGCGTTCGATCGGTCTTTTCCCTGACAAAGAGCACGAGCTCCCGGGAGTCGCCGTCGGAAGCGTCGAGGGACGCGTCGGCATCTGCCATTTCAAGCAGGAACATCG AAACATGAACTTCAGTTTCAAGTGCCACAGACAAGAAACGCGTCAGGGCGTCCAGATCTACGCAGTGAACACGATCGACTTTCATCCGAAGCACGGAACCTTCGCCACTGGG GGTGCTGACGGATCGATTGTCTGCTGGGACAAAGTGAACCGACAAAA GCTGCGAGCATTCGACAACATGGGCAACAGCGTCACGGATGTCAAGTTCAACCCAACAGGCAACAATCTCCTCGCCTATGCGGTCTCCTACGACTGGTCTAAG GGACCGGATCAACAGGAGCTCAACAAAGGCCACCAGGTGTACGTCCACATG GTGAAGGACGAAGACATTCGCCCACggccgaagacgacgacgcgccgataa
- a CDS encoding Transketolase, pyridine binding domain protein,related: MAKRDASSLLSLAFAIALCGVSLPVSFDWAVGHQLSPPSIGSPVFPASRAASQPTNHLPLAFVKPAPRHVLNFPSSSISPSSPASPSSPSSPSAPSSGSPASLSTSASVSQMDRLSAGSPLEAASSQRLPVQIQEAVVDGEFVNGKSVKDWKVERSLYQALHMALAEELARDPNVCVMGEDVGHYGGSYKVTKDFHARFGNFRCMDTPICENTFTGMAIGAAMNGLRPVVEGMNMGFLLLAFNQIANNAGMVRYTSGGAFDVPVVIRGPGGVGKQLGPEHSQRIEAYLMAVPGLKIVACSTPYNARGLLKSAIREDNPVVFFEHVLTYNIKEEIPLLPYTLPLDKAEIAREGSDITVLAYGKLRHVALEAAQQLEKLGLSAEVVDLISLKPLDMETIRASVKKTGRCIILDESSRTGGIGGEIFTQVMENCADDLLEVPIRLATKDIPTPYAAKLEEATIVTPQDVVNSALWLASKRGLPKQA; this comes from the exons ATGGCGAAGCGcgacgcctcctctctcctctccctcgctttcgcgATTGCCCTGtgtggggtgtctcttcctgtctccttcgactGGGCTGTAGGCCATCAACTGTCTCCACCCTCCATCGGCTCTCCCGTGTTTCCTgcctcccgcgccgcctcccagCCTACCAACcatctgcctctcgccttcgtcaaGCCTGCGCCGAGGCATGTCCTGaacttcccttcttcctccatctctccttcttctcctgcttctccttcttctccgtcttctccttctgctcCGTCTTCTGGTTCGCCGGCCTCTCTGTCGACTTCGGCGTCCGTGTCACAGATGGACAGGCTCTCCGCCGGAAGTCCGTTGGAagcggcgtcttcacagCGG CTGCCTGTGCAAATCCAAGAGGCCGTCGTCGACGGCGAATTCGTGAACGGCAAAAGCGTGAAAGATTGGAAAGTGGAACGGTCACTCTACCAGGCGCTCCACATGGCGCTGGCCGAAGAACTCGCGCGAGATCCCAATGTGTGCGTCATGG GTGAAGATGTAGGGCACTATGGCGGCTCGTACAAGGTGACGAAGGATTTCCACGCGCGGTTTGGCAACTTCAGGTGTATGGACACGCCGATTTGCGAGAACACCTTCACGGGCATGGCGATCGGCGCAGCGATGAACGGCCTGCGACCAGTTGTCGAGGGGATGAACATggggtttcttctcctcgcttttaACCAAATCGCCAACAACGCCGGCATGGTGCGATACACCAGTGGAGGCGCCTTCGACGTCCCGGTCGTCATTCGCGGCCCCGGCGGTGTCGGCAAGCAACTGGGCCCCGAACACTCTCAGCGAATCGAGGCATACCTCATG GCAGTGCCGGGGCTCAAGATTGTCGCGTGTTCGACGCCCTACAACGCGCGCGGTCTGCTAAAGTCCGCCATTCGCGAAGACAACCCGGTGGTTTTTTTCGAGCATGTCTTGACTTACAACATCAAGGAAGAAATCCCGCTGCTCCCGTACACGCTCCCCCTGGACAAGGCCGAAATCGCCCGAGAGGGCTCCGACATCACTGTGCTCGCCTACGGCAAACTCCGCCACGTCGCCCTCGAGGCCGCGCAGCAACTTGAGAAACTCGGCTTATCTGCGGAAGTCGTCGACCTCATTTCTCTGAAACCTCTCGACATGGAGACCATTCGCGCCAGCGTCAAAAAGACTGGACGATGCATCATTCTCGATGAAAGCAGCCGCACAGGAGGGATTGGCGGCGAAATATTTACTCAG GTGATGGAGAATTGTGCCGACGATTTGCTTGAGGTTCCCATTCGCTTAGCAACGAAAGACATTCCCACGCCGTATGCGGCTAAgctggaggaggcgacgaTCGTAACCCCGCAAGACGTGGTGAACTCTGCTCTGTGGCTAGCGTCCAAGCGCGGCCTGCCGAAACAGGCGTAG